The Topomyia yanbarensis strain Yona2022 chromosome 3, ASM3024719v1, whole genome shotgun sequence nucleotide sequence ttttttctaaaaaaaacaatGGTTTCTTAGTTATTGGTGAATGTCTCGCGAGAAAATCATCCGATCAATACATTCAATAACCGGTCCTAAAGGTGTTGGTATGCACTTTCCAAAAATATGTGTGGATCACAAGTATATTTTCAGTGTTACAAGCGACCAAAGTcgaaatatagaaaaaaattaaaaaattgttcGAAATTATACGTTGCTATATTTGGTTGCTTGAAACctaaatgaatttatatttgatCTACACATATTGCACATTTTTGGAAATGGAAGATCATTAACTTTCGAATTGTAAGTCTGTTACGTCGATTGGTTGTTTATATGAGATATTGACAAATGACTGAGCATCCAAACATGTTTTTGAAAAGAATCTTGAAAAAACTGCTTTAGAGGTATATTGTTCTCATGATTAGCGatggaaaattgatttttaaaataCCTCTTTTCTTAGGTTAACGTGATTATTCCAAAATTTGTGAACTAGTGTTTGCGAAGGAAATATAGTCATTGAAAcaaagaaaaattattaaatcatcaaaTTAGAAATCATCAACTtctaccagcagaagacaaaagatttgAAGCCTGCCGCTTCTAGTTCTCCGATCTATATATTTCAAATACTTGCTCTCACGTGAGTACTGTGgctcaaaatttttattaactTTCCGAATAACTAATCTCTAACCAATTGAATGTAATtagaacaaaaataaagaaaaataataaaattatttaaatttaacgAATTAATAAAACTCCCCGTGATCGCCTGTGGGTGAAAAGAATCTTATTTCCCGAGCAAACTCAAacaattaaaatgaagaaagtagaaaaataatttttattttagcatagcattgaaatcttattttgatctCAGCTtaagttttttgtttttaagCATGACAACAAAAACTCATCTCATTTTGCTATCAGTACATACTTTGCGTTTCTTAACACATTATATCCTagtgtatgaaatttcatacgcaaaactatccatcgtttaacgcgtaGTTACTGTAGAGTTTAGACGTCTagctgctttattattgcactaatgggaatactcaacatcgtatttctttgtcgatttctgtcattttatttatatttttgaaccgtgtatagttgAGGCAAATGGcagctgaaaagtaagcaatatgtttaagggccgatttcttcaccctagcttaacttttaaaccaggttcaccagtacgtttaaacctggcttaagcgttaaGCGAGGATGAAGAAATCTGCCCTAAGTGAATTTAATTGTTAGGATTAGTGCTTATAATCCCATTATATGACAAAACGTTACCACAGCTGTAAAACACGTGTTGTCtttcagaaaatccgaagaaatatgtgaaaaaacttcaaatttgttgattttatttaAACGTACTAATatttgagatattttcattttcaaaaccattttaagcggtgattttgTGTTTCCCATAATCTACATCCCATCTACATTATTTCGTGAAATTGAAATTACTACTTCATTTGGCTCACTTTAGAAAATCCACGGTTATAAAGAGTTAAAAGATTATTTTTATGCTCATATTTCTCCGGCAAAATATCAAATTGaatacttattttgttatcaacaaGAAATTTTAACCTCTCAGAGAGTTTAAAAATTGATCACACTGCTAGcagaaatagttttctgtttggtGTCGTAGGGCAAATTgcctgctttcgattttgatcaaTCAACcattaaaacgaccaaaatgatatcAACCAGAATAATTATTACCCAAAACAACAAACCATCAAGTTGAGTATCGTCGTTTACATAGAGCACAAAAAGTCTGAATATGTAATTAAGGACAAATATTTTAACCTTAAATATTATATCCGAGAAGAAGATGCATTCACCTTATGTTATCTTTCTTTCATTAaatcattttattttgtttcattcaaaatcatGGTCCAGGTATATTCCATTAAAGTacatttcacgaaaaaaataatttttgaccaACCATATACAATTTTATGTGGGTCGAGTTACTTTGTACAATATAAGATTGAATTTGTCCTATTATAATATTTTACAATAGAAGTGTAGTAGCTAAGCAATGTGTTTAAACGTATCTCGAAACTATACCAATGAAAAGCACAAAGTAACGAAGCACATgccacagtggcggatttcactaaaaacctggccaaaagtcgaaattGGTTTTGATTGACCTGCAAAGGTACATACCACGATTTTTTGGGGCGtagattacgattttgatgtcagattttcaaaattcgaaatggtgaattcaaaatggccgacatttAAATCTGAATTTaagtaaattttcacgaatgaagaTTTGATGGTTCCAGTGTATGTCAAAAACGTTTATAttgtatcgaattttaaatgggGTGTagttaaatgatgaaaaaaaaaatgaaatgaatttgttgatttgctAGCATTTAGATGTGTTGGTGTCTAGATGATGGAGCTTTTATgagaattgatgttattagtcattttaaaccatgtattttaaaaaattatgcaacATAGTTACAAAACCTTTAAGCTCTCTGTACAATTATTAATCACTTCGTACGATTATTATTCAATTACTGTCCGATGCACATATTTCTAAAAGAACGAAAAAtagtagggtagacgagcccttattcatctcattagtcgggaTATCACACTCTTTCGCGGACAGCTCGGCTTCCAGTGATTGGAATGGTCTTAAATcggtatcaacatctttgcttcgttcctaagaagcggtacaataaaaaatctcgcctggaaaatgtaaaatactcccgtttgagcgaagcgaaaagtcgaatacaacgcacccttattcgtcctaccatttgagccaatgcgttgaatagagagagcagatactgctctgactaatgtgttcaaatggataGGATGAacagaggtgctaagatgaattagggcacagtaaccctatatttataaattattgaaaataagcCGATTTTGCCACGGAATGTATGGagtgaaaattgaaaagtttgcttgcaaattgcagtaactaaaaaaatgaatatgaaaaaaatacaaaaagaagTGCAATTGACTAAGATTCATGACtttatttaaattgttagaCCGAGGATTTGTCCAAAGTCTATTACTGCGATGAAGTGTCCATTTAAATTCATGCGTTGTACTTGGTCAGAACATGCTTGTACTGCTTTCTGGtatagttttgagcaaccaTGTTTTGTTGTCGTGCTTGCTGGCATACTACGACTTACAATCTTCTCACAAACAAATTCACCAAGCTGGCGTGTACGCCAAAGTGAGCTGTTTGGTCAATTCATGGCCGGAGATCCCAGTGTTCTTTTGTACTATTCTACTGATTTTCGCTCGTCGTATGCAGTCATATATTTCACCTCTAGATTTGTTTTGCGTTGCATGATCAAACGTCATAGTTGCCCGGTAACGTTTAAGCATTATattcataatcgatttttgatatttggaaCTGATCGAGCCGTGGATGCTGCAGACGCCGGTATCACAGGCGTTTCTTCCGTCCTTCCAAACGGCACCAGAAACCACTGAAGGAATTAACTCACGCCGGTATCTTGTTGCATGCACCTTGCACCTTGGTAGCCGAACGCATGGATAATCGTCGATCAGTATAGCTGCGGCTAATTGAATGCACTAGTTCGTTCACTTAAATCTTTTGCTTGCCCGATTTGGCAACAAACTCGCGGTTAATGCAAACTAATTAAAAATCTTCCAGACTAATTGAAACACAGCACATGTTCTGGGAAAGCTTGTGTATTGAAATCTTGAACGTATGATAGAATGACACAGTGTTTGGATGTGATCGCTTTGGGTGTCTATTTGCTACTACTCTGATCGGTACAGATTGGATTAGTTAGGTAGTTAGGTTCATTTTCTTCTCTCTTTCGCTATCCTTCACTATCTCCCTTATCATAGATTGCATATAGGGTGAGTTTAGTGGTTGAAATTACGTGTCCGAAATTTAAGTGTTATACTAggtattgttttaaaatttagttaTAGCAGGTTTAAATTTAGATATAGGTTTAGATATTTGATTATGCTAGGTTAGACTTATGATTAGTGTTAACTATTtacaataaagaacaaaatatatatatacacatTTTCACACTCATTATCAGCGTACTGATCATTCCGGCCTCCTTGAAACAGCGGCACTGTTTCAACTCCTCAATGCCCTTATTTCATCTCGTGATCCGTGAGCATCGCCTTGATGAATACGATGTTTCCGTAGCAGGACCTTGTATCTATCGCAGAATCAAACTCAGGTGTTTGCATTTGATTCACAGCTCTCGAACGACGATCGAAGATCCGGCGTTTGCTATCTGTAAACAAGAGAAGACCCGGTAGAACGAACAGGGAACGGTGAATGGATTGGAATGATAATCACCTGATCGCCTTCCAGATGCACATCGAGTTAGTTTCGGACTACTCTACCGGTCTTTGTAGTCTCTGCATCGCTCGGTGTTTCTACGATGATTGGATCCGAAGACGTAGGTAATGGTAGCAGAGCAATCTTCGCGACTGGTCTCACCACGTTGTCAGCTACCGCAGTTCTTATGGTGACGATGCGGACGACCCCGTCCTTGGCTGGATGAAGCTGCATGATCCGACCGAGAGGCCGTTTCGCTGGTGGAAGGTTATCGTCCTTGATGACTACGATTCGCCCTATTTCTATTTGAACTGCAGGCTTGCATCCCTTTGTGGCTCGAGACTGAAGTTGTGCAAGATATTCTGGATACCAGCGAGCCCATATACGGTGGAATAGCTTCTGGGTACGTTGCCAATGATCCAGACGGTTATCTGAAGTTGTAACCAGGCTCATTTCTGGTATAGCTTGTAAGTTGGAGCCAACTAGGAAATGCCCTGGTGTTAAAGCTTCGAGGTCAATGGGAGCAGTTGGGATCGGGGTCAACGGTCTTGAGTTGAGACACATTTCGATTTGTGCCAGAAGGGTTAGCATATCTTCCTGGCTAATGCTAACGTGGCCGATCTCGCGTAACAGATGATGCTTGGCGGACTTTACCGCTGCCTCCCAAAGTCCTCCGAAGTGTGGGGCACGAGGCGGTATAAATTTCCACTGGATCTCGTTTTCACCACACCAATTCAGGATTTGGATTCTGTCACCATCAATTGACTTCAACATTTCGTAGATGCGGTGGAGTTTGTTGGCTGCTCCTTTGAATGCGGTGCCATTATCGGAGTGAAGCTCACAGATACGACCGCGACGAGCAACGAATCGACGAAGGGCTGCTATGAAAGCCGGGGTCGACAGATCGGAGACCAACTCGATATGGACGGCTTTAGTGACAAAACAGACAAAGATAGCAATGTACGCTTTGGTTGGAGATCGATTACGTACTGGTGACTTCAGGAACACTGGACCACAATAGTCAACGCCACTAATTGAGAATGGGCGTGCTGGCGTTACTCTTGATGTGGGCAAATCAGCTGTTGCTTGTTGGACGAGAATTGGCTTTTGTCTGAAACATTTGATACACCGATGATATGTGCGACGAACCAGGTTTCTAGCGCCAACGATCCAGTATTTTTGTCGAATTGTTGAAAGCATCAATTGCGGACCAGAATGGAGAAGAATCTTGTGGTGATGGTTGGCTATCAGTTCGGCCAGTGGGTGCTTGGCGGAAATGACGATCGGATGCTTAATGCTCTCTGGAACCTCGGCATTCGATAGGCGTCCTCCGACGCGAATTATACCGTCTTTGCATATGTAGGGTTTCAACCATCTTAGTGGGGATGACTTCAGGATTTCATTGTGGCTAGATGGTACATTTAGACCGGCTAACTCCTCCGAGTAAAGCTGGGCTTGGGCTAAGCGTGCTAGTGCATGGTCTGCTGCTGTTAACTCAGCTGTGGTGAGAACGCTGGATGGTTCACCGGTGGATTGTTGGGTCGTGGCTCTCAGTGAACGGATGTACTTCAGACAATATGCTACCACCCGACGCAGCTTTGTGTACGAGGAGAATCGGGTAAACAGGTGATCAGCAAAGGTGGCCGTGGATGTAGCTAATGAAACTAGAGCGACCTTCCGAGCTTCTTCTATGACGGCGGATGCTTCATCTTCTGGAACAACTGAGTGTGGTCGATGACATGGAGCAAGAGCTAGCCAAACTGGGCCGTTCCACCATCTTGATCTTGCTAGAAGTTCTGCTGGCGGTAGACCGCGGGATAATTCATCTGCGGGGTTCTCTGCACCCGGCACATGTTGCCAGATACATCCTTCTGTAGAGGTTTGTATGGTGGAGACGCGGTTGGCTACGAACGTCTTCCAACGATTCGGTGATGATTTAAGCCATTGAAGAACGGTAGTCGAGTCGGACCAGAAGAAAACCTTGGAGGGGATTTTGATGGCATGGTTCACCTTGTGATACAACTTGGTGGCCAATACAGCTGCACATAACTCAAGTCTAGCGATGGAATGCTTTGTAGCAATTGGAGCCACCTTCGACTTTGATGTCAGTAACTGGACTTTGACATCGTCCGCTTTCTCGGAACGAACAAAGCAACAAGCACCATATGCGGATTCCGATGCGTCGCAGAAAAAGTGAAGCTCGACACTGGAAGCGGCTGGTAGTGCAACAAACCGTGGAATTCGGAGTTGATCGAGGGCGTAAAGTGTAGCATGAAATTGCTTCCAATCGTCTTGAAGTTTCTGTGGGAGCGGCTTGTCCCATTCATAGGGTTTCTGGTCGTTGGACTTCAACTTCCACAGTCTCTGCATGAACATTTTAGCGGCCGCGATAACTGGACCAACGAGGCCTAGTGGGTCGAAAATTTTGGCGATGTATGATATCACCTTACGTTTGGTGAGAATCGTCGCCGGAAGTGGTAATTGGACATTGAATCTAAGCATATCGGTCTTTGTGTCCCAGACAAGTCCGAGCGTTGACACCGACTGGTCGTCTTGTAGATCATGTAGTGTTTTAATAGCTAAGTCCTCCTGGGGAACACCATCTAGAGCCTCCGGGATGTTTGACGCCCATTTTTTGATTGGAAGGCCGGCCGAATCTAACATCGCTGATATCTGACGGCGTTTTTGTACGGCAGCTTGTACATCATCTGCACCAGACAGTAGATCATCGACGTAGAAATCTTCGATGATTGCCTCGGCTGCTACTGGATACAAATCTCCTTCCTCCTGTGCCAGCTTCTGCAGCGTCCGTGTTGCAAGGTATGGAGCTGAAGCTGTTCCGTATGTGATGGTGCGCAGTTCGTAGGTTTCGAGTGGATCCGTTGGATTGACACGCCATAGGATGCGTTGAAGACTCTGATCAGCGGGATGCACTTCAATCTGGCGGTACATCTTTTCGATGTCTGCAACAATGGCCACAGAACGAGTGCGGAAACGTATCACGATCGAGAGGAGGTCCTGTTGCACCACTGGACCAACGAGAAGCGAATCGTTGAGCGAAAACCCGGAGGTAGTTTTGCAAGAGGCATCAAACACCACGCGAATCTTGGTGGTAGTGCTTGCCTCCTTAAAAACCGGGTGATGCGGCAGATAACAATGTGGCTTTCCATCATCGACAGGATCGATTCTTTGCATATGGTGTAGACTTGCATATTCTTCAAGGAACTTGTGGTATGCGGCTTTAACGGTGGCATCTTTCTCTAGGCGTCTTTCGAGGCTGTAGAATCGACGAGTTGCGATCGCGCGCGAATCGCCGAGGGTGACTTGCGGATCTTCGGACCGAGGAAGGCGTACGACGAACCTCCCAGAATGATTTCGAGTGGTGGTGCTAGCAAACATTTCTTCACATCTTCTTTCTTCAGCGGAATACATTGAACTATGATCGACGGCTtccagttcccaaaatcgttgcAGGGATGTTTCAAGAGAACGATCAACGGTAGAGATATAACAAGCCGGCGAAGCGTGGGCAGAAGAGGTGCACACCTTTCCTGAAACTGTCCACCCGAAAAGAGTATCAACTAGCAGTGGTAGACCGTCACCGATGGATATGCGATTTCCAGTATGAATTTCGTGGTAGCACTCGCCACCGATGATGATGTCGATCGTTCCTGGCACATTGAAGTGCGGATCTGCAAAAGAGACGTTTGGCATTTTCCACGAAGAAGTGTCGATGGGTATTGTTGGCAGATTGGCAGTGGGTTTCTTCATGACGAGGAATTCGAGTGTGGTAGAAAATGCGCTTGTTCTCGATTTGATAGTGGCCGTGATTTGGCGCTTGATTTGTTTGAGAGCATCTCCTATTCCGGCTACTGCGATGTCCACTGGGCTTGGACGAATGGCAAGAGCGTTTGCGAGTTTCTTGGTGATGAAATTGGACATCGAAGCGGAATCAAGAAGTGCTCTGACTGGAGTTTCTCGACCATGCTTGTCAACGACTTGAAGTGCAACCGTTTCCAGTAAGACCGTGCTATGGTTCGATTGGATGGAGAGACTTACTTTAGGTGGATGCGCTGATCCAAAGGTCCCCACGTTCGCTGACGTGGATGGATTAGGTTGCAGTTCAGAAATGGCTCTTGTGACGGCTGGAGTCGACGACATCTTAGACGGTGCAGCTTGATCGTGCAATAACGTGTGGTGTCTAGAATGACAGGTTCTACAAGAAAACTTTGACTTGCAGATTCGTGCTTGATGGTTTGATCGAAAACAGTTCCAACACAAGCTTTGCTGGCTAACTAACTCTCGGCGCTGAGGAACAGATAGCTTGGTGAACTTCGGGCATTGATGTAGCAGGTGCTTATCGGGGCATGCAGGACACTGCGGAGCATTCATTTTGTTTTCTGAAGTTGCTGCGTTAACGACGGACTTCACTGTGAAGGGTTTCTTTTGGATTGGGCCGGCCATCTTGGCGTTAGTCGTTTGGGAACGGTGTTGCAGATCACTGGATACTGACTTGAGCATACGAACGTGTTGGATTAGGAATTCGATGAGTTCTTCGTAGCTAACGTCATCCTTCTGGCGAGTCTCGTGCTCCCAGGCTCGAACAGTAGCAGAATCCAACTTGCTGGTCAAAATGTAGATAAGCGGTGTATCCCAATTTGTGACAGGTTCTCCTAACTTTCCCAAAGCCTTAACGTGGCGTTGATAGTCGTCAACCAACGCATTAAGCTCCTGTGCTGACTCACGTTTCATTGGTGGTAACTCGAACAAACCTCGGAATAGTTCCTTCTTCAAAAACCGTTTGTTGTCGTATCTCTTCATCAGCGCATCCCACGTCGATGCATAGTTATCCGATTGTACATCGACGGTCTCAAATGGCTTCTTTGCCTCTCCTTCCAGTGCTTGCAACAAATACTGCAACTTGTTGACCGTTGGGATATCGTCGTTGCAGTGTATCATGGAcagaaagttatcccggaatGAAATCCATCGTGATTCGTCTCCATTGAACTTTGGCAAATCTATTTTCGGCAACCGATGGTGAAAACTGACAGATGTTGGATGGTGAGTGAAGTTGGTCGTCATCGTCGAACTTAGAATCGTTTGATTGTTGTCTATCTTGGATAGCAGGAACCCTTTCAAAACACAAAAGCGATTTTCGAAATCAGCGCGAACCTGGATGTGCTGCTCAAACATGTCTGGCTTGTCCAACATCTCGATCTCCGCTTGCGCCTCCAGAAACTCCTTGTTAATTCTATCCAACGTGTCGAGTCTCACATGGATTTGACTGGAATCCCGCTCATGGTCGTATTCCGCTTTAAACTTTTCTACCACATCTCGAACGGCACACACTCGTTTCCGAAT carries:
- the LOC131687138 gene encoding uncharacterized protein LOC131687138; amino-acid sequence: MSSKAEKKMIENLLIRKRVCAVRDVVEKFKAEYDHERDSSQIHVRLDTLDRINKEFLEAQAEIEMLDKPDMFEQHIQVRADFENRFCVLKGFLLSKIDNNQTILSSTMTTNFTHHPTSVSFHHRLPKIDLPKFNGDESRWISFRDNFLSMIHCNDDIPTVNKLQYLLQALEGEAKKPFETVDVQSDNYASTWDALMKRYDNKRFLKKELFRGLFELPPMKRESAQELNALVDDYQRHVKALGKLGEPVTNWDTPLIYILTSKLDSATVRAWEHETRQKDDVSYEELIEFLIQHVRMLKSVSSDLQHRSQTTNAKMAGPIQKKPFTVKSVVNAATSENKMNAPQCPACPDKHLLHQCPKFTKLSVPQRRELVSQQSLCWNCFRSNHQARICKSKFSCRTCHSRHHTLLHDQAAPSKMSSTPAVTRAISELQPNPSTSANVGTFGSAHPPKVSLSIQSNHSTVLLETVALQVVDKHGRETPVRALLDSASMSNFITKKLANALAIRPSPVDIAVAGIGDALKQIKRQITATIKSRTSAFSTTLEFLVMKKPTANLPTIPIDTSSWKMPNVSFADPHFNVPGTIDIIIGGECYHEIHTGNRISIGDGLPLLVDTLFGWTVSGKVCTSSAHASPACYISTVDRSLETSLQRFWELEAVDHSSMYSAEERRCEEMFASTTTRNHSGRFVVRLPRSEDPQVTLGDSRAIATRRFYSLERRLEKDATVKAAYHKFLEEYASLHHMQRIDPVDDGKPHCYLPHHPVFKEASTTTKIRVVFDASCKTTSGFSLNDSLLVGPVVQQDLLSIVIRFRTRSVAIVADIEKMYRQIEVHPADQSLQRILWRVNPTDPLETYELRTITYGTASAPYLATRTLQKLAQEEGDLYPVAAEAIIEDFYVDDLLSGADDVQAAVQKRRQISAMLDSAGLPIKKWASNIPEALDGVPQEDLAIKTLHDLQDDQSVSTLGLVWDTKTDMLRFNVQLPLPATILTKRKVISYIAKIFDPLGLVGPVIAAAKMFMQRLWKLKSNDQKPYEWDKPLPQKLQDDWKQFHATLYALDQLRIPRFVALPAASSVELHFFCDASESAYGACCFVRSEKADDVKVQLLTSKSKVAPIATKHSIARLELCAAVLATKLYHKVNHAIKIPSKVFFWSDSTTVLQWLKSSPNRWKTFVANRVSTIQTSTEGCIWQHVPGAENPADELSRGLPPAELLARSRWWNGPVWLALAPCHRPHSVVPEDEASAVIEEARKVALVSLATSTATFADHLFTRFSSYTKLRRVVAYCLKYIRSLRATTQQSTGEPSSVLTTAELTAADHALARLAQAQLYSEELAGLNVPSSHNEILKSSPLRWLKPYICKDGIIRVGGRLSNAEVPESIKHPIVISAKHPLAELIANHHHKILLHSGPQLMLSTIRQKYWIVGARNLVRRTYHRCIKCFRQKPILVQQATADLPTSRVTPARPFSISGVDYCGPVFLKSPVRNRSPTKAYIAIFVCFVTKAVHIELVSDLSTPAFIAALRRFVARRGRICELHSDNGTAFKGAANKLHRIYEMLKSIDGDRIQILNWCGENEIQWKFIPPRAPHFGGLWEAAVKSAKHHLLREIGHVSISQEDMLTLLAQIEMCLNSRPLTPIPTAPIDLEALTPGHFLVGSNLQAIPEMSLVTTSDNRLDHWQRTQKLFHRIWARWYPEYLAQLQSRATKGCKPAVQIEIGRIVVIKDDNLPPAKRPLGRIMQLHPAKDGVVRIVTIRTAVADNVVRPVAKIALLPLPTSSDPIIVETPSDAETTKTDSKRRIFDRRSRAVNQMQTPEFDSAIDTRSCYGNIVFIKAMLTDHEMK